A region from the Salidesulfovibrio onnuriiensis genome encodes:
- a CDS encoding substrate-binding periplasmic protein, whose translation MAMLRLSVTLLLAFHFLAAPAHAYDLDKLRIYTDDYPPYNYKVHGKIQGQSTAKIRKILKRLGATPERENIQLVPWARAYAAVQADRNAVIYSMVYTEQRAPLFRWACPLGTCRISLIAAKKRAITITSIEDLEHYRIGVVREGIGHQLVSALVPDLPLDITSTPELNVRKLHAGRLDLFAFDYNVASHVMRTLEIDPAEYEEVFTLDEQKLCIGFNKEADPALVNDFQRELDALNEETSHAQNVQ comes from the coding sequence ATGGCCATGCTTCGATTGTCCGTCACACTCCTGCTTGCGTTCCATTTCCTTGCGGCGCCCGCGCACGCCTATGACCTGGACAAGCTGCGCATCTACACGGACGACTACCCGCCCTACAACTACAAGGTGCACGGCAAAATACAGGGGCAGTCCACGGCCAAGATCCGCAAGATACTGAAACGGCTCGGCGCAACGCCCGAACGGGAAAACATCCAGCTGGTCCCCTGGGCCCGCGCCTATGCGGCGGTTCAGGCCGACCGCAACGCCGTCATCTACAGCATGGTCTACACGGAGCAACGCGCACCCCTGTTCCGGTGGGCCTGCCCCCTGGGCACCTGCCGCATCAGCCTCATCGCCGCCAAGAAACGGGCGATCACCATCACAAGCATCGAGGACCTGGAACACTACCGCATCGGAGTGGTCCGGGAGGGGATCGGCCACCAGCTCGTGTCCGCCCTTGTCCCCGACCTGCCCCTGGACATCACCAGCACCCCGGAACTGAATGTCCGCAAGCTGCATGCAGGCCGCCTCGACCTGTTCGCCTTCGACTACAATGTCGCTTCCCATGTCATGCGCACCCTGGAAATCGATCCCGCCGAATACGAAGAGGTCTTCACCCTCGACGAACAGAAACTGTGCATCGGCTTCAACAAGGAAGCCGACCCCGCCCTGGTAAACGACTTCCAGCGCGAACTCGACGCTCTGAACGAGGAAACGTCCCACGCCCAAAACGTCCAATAA
- the msrB gene encoding peptide-methionine (R)-S-oxide reductase MsrB, protein MSLKHILYHVAALLLLTALTAGAGQTANKEPSMNAQKTEIATVAGGCFWCVESDMEKLPGVLKAVSGYAGGNEKDPSYEMVSGGNTGHREAVQIHFDPTVTSYKKVIEHFLMGYDPTDAGGSFGDRGFQYTSAIFYHDEAQKRIAEDAIRALNESGRFEKTVVTPVLPFTSFYEAEDYHQDYFIKNPVRYKTYRFFSGRDRFIDEHWDKEDAGRTEKGDGNSEYSRPDDVTLKKTLTDLQYRVTQKEGTERPFDNAYWDNHEQGIYVDVVSGEPLFSSGDKFDSGTGWPSFTRPLEPDNIVEHTDKSLFMSRTEVRSRHGDSHLGHVFDDGPSPTGLRYCINSAALRFIPREELETEGYGRYRGLFQ, encoded by the coding sequence ATGTCCCTGAAACATATCCTATACCATGTCGCGGCCCTGCTCCTGCTGACGGCCCTGACCGCAGGGGCTGGCCAAACCGCAAACAAGGAGCCGAGCATGAATGCGCAAAAAACGGAAATCGCCACGGTGGCCGGGGGCTGCTTCTGGTGCGTGGAATCGGACATGGAAAAACTGCCCGGCGTGCTCAAGGCCGTTTCCGGCTACGCGGGCGGCAACGAGAAAGACCCTTCCTACGAGATGGTCTCCGGCGGGAACACCGGCCACCGCGAGGCCGTGCAAATCCATTTCGACCCGACCGTGACCAGCTACAAAAAGGTGATCGAACACTTTCTCATGGGGTACGATCCCACGGATGCCGGAGGATCCTTCGGTGATCGCGGCTTCCAGTACACATCCGCCATCTTCTACCACGACGAAGCGCAAAAACGCATCGCCGAGGACGCGATCCGCGCACTGAACGAATCCGGCCGTTTCGAAAAAACCGTGGTCACGCCCGTGCTTCCGTTCACCTCCTTTTATGAGGCGGAAGACTACCACCAGGACTACTTCATAAAGAATCCCGTGCGCTACAAGACCTACAGGTTCTTTTCCGGCCGGGACCGCTTCATTGACGAACACTGGGACAAGGAGGATGCGGGAAGGACGGAAAAGGGCGACGGCAACTCGGAATATTCCAGGCCCGATGACGTCACCCTGAAAAAGACGCTCACGGACCTGCAGTACCGCGTAACCCAGAAGGAAGGGACCGAACGGCCCTTTGACAACGCATACTGGGACAATCACGAACAGGGCATTTACGTGGACGTGGTTTCCGGGGAGCCGCTCTTCAGCTCCGGCGACAAATTCGACTCGGGCACGGGCTGGCCCAGCTTCACCCGCCCCCTGGAACCGGACAACATCGTGGAACACACGGACAAGAGCCTGTTCATGTCCCGTACCGAGGTGCGCTCCAGGCATGGAGACTCGCACCTGGGGCATGTGTTCGACGACGGCCCGTCCCCCACCGGGCTGCGCTACTGCATCAACTCCGCGGCCCTGCGTTTCATCCCCAGGGAAGAACTGGAGACAGAGGGTTACGGCAGGTACCGGGGCCTCTTTCAATAG
- a CDS encoding substrate-binding periplasmic protein, whose protein sequence is MKALFPILLAAMALFLPPGTTHAYDINDLSIYTEEYPPYNYREDKKVAGTSTEIVLEILQRLGSKLQRENIQLVPWARAYEAVQYDTNAIIYSMAHTEHRADLFKWACPVGRVRIGLIAPKAKHIVIRCPEDLRRYRIGVVREDIGHQLMRKIISDRDMDIANSSEQNMRKLLTGRIDLFSYDLNVARDVLRRLGLDPDQFETVYVLEEQDLCIGFHMDADDELVRAFQRTLDEINREKNTP, encoded by the coding sequence ATGAAAGCACTCTTCCCCATTCTCCTGGCAGCCATGGCGCTGTTTCTGCCCCCCGGAACAACGCATGCCTACGACATAAACGACCTGAGCATCTATACCGAGGAATACCCGCCGTACAATTATCGGGAAGACAAGAAGGTGGCCGGAACCTCCACGGAGATCGTCCTGGAAATCCTCCAGCGGCTGGGTTCCAAACTCCAGCGGGAGAACATCCAGCTCGTGCCCTGGGCGCGGGCCTATGAGGCGGTGCAGTACGACACGAACGCCATCATCTACAGCATGGCCCACACCGAGCACCGGGCCGATCTCTTCAAATGGGCCTGCCCGGTGGGCAGGGTCAGGATCGGACTTATCGCTCCCAAGGCAAAGCACATCGTCATCCGCTGCCCCGAGGACCTGAGGAGATACCGCATAGGCGTGGTGCGCGAGGACATCGGCCACCAGCTCATGCGCAAAATCATATCCGACCGGGACATGGACATCGCCAATTCCTCGGAACAGAACATGCGCAAGCTGCTCACCGGCCGTATCGACCTTTTCTCCTACGACCTCAACGTGGCCCGGGACGTCCTACGCAGGCTCGGCCTGGACCCGGACCAGTTCGAAACGGTCTATGTCCTCGAAGAACAGGACCTATGCATCGGTTTCCACATGGACGCCGATGACGAACTGGTGCGCGCCTTCCAGCGGACTCTGGACGAGATCAACAGGGAAAAGAACACGCCATGA
- the potA gene encoding spermidine/putrescine ABC transporter ATP-binding protein PotA, translating to MTGQNPIIRLQNLAMRFDDTDILEDINLDIHNGEFLTLLGPSGCGKTTILRLIAGFETPTAGKILIDGKEVNALPANQRRVNTVFQSYALFPHMTVYDNLAFGLKMSGTPKDEIDLRVREALDMVDLGRMAKRMPARLSGGQQQRVAIARAVVNKPLALLLDEPLSALDAKLRKRMQIQLKELCKELGITFVFVTHDQEEAFAMSDRVVVMNEGRIEQTGKPEEVYEEPTNLYVAKFVGETCILDGVAGFKEGGVLHAFVEGNPCNLVTKREFEADDPIKVVLRPEDIVVEDTPTEGHEDQLWLPGTVRETVYKGSTWDMLVDLDCGKEVLVTEFFNEDDDRIWQKPGDKVVVSWFKGWEVVLPDEQL from the coding sequence ATGACTGGACAAAATCCGATCATCCGGTTGCAGAACCTCGCAATGAGGTTCGATGACACCGACATCCTCGAGGATATCAACCTCGACATCCATAACGGCGAATTCCTGACCTTGCTCGGCCCCAGTGGCTGCGGCAAGACCACTATCCTGCGCCTTATCGCAGGGTTCGAAACACCGACCGCGGGAAAAATTCTCATCGACGGGAAAGAGGTCAACGCCCTGCCCGCCAACCAGCGGCGCGTCAATACGGTCTTCCAGAGCTACGCGCTCTTCCCGCACATGACCGTTTACGACAACCTGGCCTTTGGCCTGAAGATGTCGGGCACGCCCAAGGACGAGATCGACCTCCGGGTGCGCGAGGCCCTGGACATGGTCGACCTGGGCCGCATGGCGAAACGCATGCCCGCCCGCCTTTCCGGCGGTCAGCAGCAGCGCGTGGCCATTGCCCGGGCCGTGGTCAACAAGCCCCTGGCCCTGCTCCTGGACGAGCCCCTTTCCGCTCTGGACGCCAAGCTGCGCAAGCGCATGCAGATCCAGCTCAAGGAACTGTGCAAGGAACTGGGCATCACCTTCGTCTTCGTGACCCACGACCAGGAAGAGGCCTTTGCCATGTCCGACCGCGTGGTGGTCATGAACGAGGGGCGCATCGAGCAGACCGGCAAGCCCGAAGAGGTTTACGAGGAACCCACCAACCTCTACGTGGCCAAGTTCGTGGGCGAGACCTGCATCCTGGACGGCGTGGCAGGCTTCAAGGAAGGCGGCGTGCTGCACGCCTTCGTGGAAGGCAACCCCTGCAACCTGGTCACCAAGCGCGAGTTCGAGGCCGACGATCCCATCAAGGTGGTGCTGCGGCCCGAGGACATCGTGGTCGAGGACACCCCCACGGAAGGACACGAGGACCAGCTCTGGCTGCCGGGAACCGTGCGCGAAACCGTGTACAAGGGAAGCACCTGGGACATGCTCGTGGACCTGGACTGTGGCAAGGAAGTGCTGGTCACCGAGTTTTTCAACGAGGACGACGACCGCATCTGGCAGAAGCCGGGCGACAAGGTCGTGGTCAGTTGGTTCAAAGGCTGGGAGGTCGTGCTTCCGGATGAACAACTCTAA
- the potB gene encoding spermidine/putrescine ABC transporter permease PotB — protein MNNSKLFKRISIGGAAFWLAIFALAPNLLVLAASFLTRDEASLIAPVLSLDGYGAIFDPVFLGVLGKSIYLAAGSTLLCLLAAYPFAYTLARMKTRFRPLLLMLVMIPFWTNSLIRTYALVFILKSKGLLSTALLWLGLIDKPVSFMYTETAVFIGMTYTLLPFMILPIFSSVEKLDNRLLEAAGDLGASKYKTFRHVTLPLTMPGIIAGCMMVFLPALGMFYIPDLLGGGKNLLVGNFIKNQFLVSRNWPAGAAASVVLTMLMLLLMWGYHLSAKRLGKKTEGTAL, from the coding sequence ATGAACAACTCTAAGCTTTTCAAACGCATATCCATAGGCGGGGCAGCCTTCTGGCTGGCGATCTTCGCCCTGGCGCCCAACCTGCTGGTGCTGGCCGCCAGCTTCCTTACCCGCGACGAGGCCAGCCTGATTGCGCCGGTCCTTTCGCTGGACGGGTACGGGGCCATCTTCGATCCGGTATTCCTGGGCGTGCTGGGCAAGTCCATCTACCTGGCGGCGGGGTCCACCCTGCTCTGCCTGCTGGCGGCCTACCCCTTCGCCTATACCCTGGCCCGCATGAAGACCCGGTTCCGGCCGCTGCTGCTCATGCTGGTCATGATCCCGTTCTGGACCAACTCGTTGATCCGCACCTACGCCCTGGTGTTCATCCTCAAGTCCAAGGGGCTGCTTTCCACGGCCCTGCTCTGGCTCGGGCTCATCGATAAGCCCGTTTCCTTCATGTACACCGAGACGGCCGTGTTCATCGGCATGACCTATACCCTGCTGCCGTTCATGATCCTGCCCATCTTCTCCTCCGTGGAAAAGCTGGACAATCGGCTGCTGGAGGCCGCAGGCGACCTGGGCGCGAGCAAGTACAAGACCTTCCGCCACGTGACCCTGCCCCTGACCATGCCCGGCATCATCGCCGGGTGCATGATGGTCTTTCTCCCGGCGCTGGGCATGTTCTACATCCCGGACCTGCTGGGCGGCGGCAAGAACCTGCTGGTGGGCAACTTCATCAAGAACCAGTTCCTGGTTTCCCGCAACTGGCCCGCGGGCGCCGCCGCCAGCGTGGTGCTGACCATGCTCATGCTCTTGCTCATGTGGGGCTACCACCTGAGCGCCAAGCGCCTGGGCAAGAAGACCGAGGGGACCGCGCTATGA
- the potC gene encoding spermidine/putrescine ABC transporter permease PotC, which translates to MRVLWNTARLLPVYVFLYLPLAVLITFSFNSSKYSTAWKGFTWQWYTKLAANSQLVEAALNSLTIATLAASIASGLGVLLAVALFRYRFKGRDMMQASLFVVMMSPDIVMGVSLLLLFVAVGMSPGFWPLLTAHVTFCIPFVTATVYSRLKGFDPHLIEAAEDLGAGEFRTFRHVILPMIMPAVLAGWLLSFTLSMDDVIISFFVTGPDFEILPLRIFAMVKMGVKPDVNALSAIMVGITVCCVFVSHLLMRKRK; encoded by the coding sequence ATGAGAGTGCTCTGGAACACCGCACGGCTCCTGCCGGTCTATGTTTTCCTCTACCTGCCCCTGGCCGTGCTCATCACCTTCAGCTTCAACAGCTCCAAGTACTCCACGGCCTGGAAGGGTTTCACCTGGCAATGGTACACCAAGCTGGCGGCCAACTCCCAGCTGGTGGAGGCGGCGCTCAATTCCCTGACCATCGCCACCCTGGCCGCGTCCATCGCCTCGGGCCTGGGCGTGCTCCTGGCCGTGGCCCTGTTCCGCTACCGCTTCAAGGGCCGCGACATGATGCAGGCCAGCCTGTTCGTGGTCATGATGAGCCCGGACATCGTCATGGGCGTGTCGCTGCTGCTGCTCTTCGTGGCGGTGGGCATGAGCCCCGGCTTCTGGCCGCTGCTCACGGCGCACGTGACCTTCTGCATCCCGTTCGTCACGGCCACGGTCTATTCGCGGCTCAAGGGTTTCGACCCGCACCTCATCGAGGCGGCCGAAGACCTGGGCGCGGGCGAGTTCCGCACCTTCCGGCACGTTATCCTGCCCATGATCATGCCCGCGGTGCTGGCAGGCTGGCTGCTTTCCTTCACCCTGTCCATGGACGACGTGATCATCAGCTTCTTCGTGACAGGGCCGGACTTTGAAATTTTGCCGCTGCGGATCTTCGCGATGGTCAAAATGGGCGTGAAACCCGATGTGAACGCGCTCAGTGCAATCATGGTCGGCATCACCGTATGCTGTGTGTTTGTATCCCACTTACTCATGAGGAAACGAAAGTGA
- a CDS encoding extracellular solute-binding protein, whose translation MKRTLLIVFALACAIFTAGVVRAGSGVVYVYNWTEYIPEGVIEQFSDETGIKVVYATYESNEAMYAKLKMLGNKGFDVIIPSTYFVSKMAREGMLHEIDKAKLKNFKNLDAAYLDQPFDKGNKYSVPYTWGGTGILANPDKLGVMPAKWADLWKPEYKGTLLLQDDLREVFGMALKAKGYSLNDTDPKHIEEAYEYLKELMPSVRTFNSDSPKVPFLNEEVDAGMIWNGEAYVAMGEAPALKFVWPEEGGILWMDCMAIPAGAENIDEAHAFIDFILRPEIAKLMVEEWGYATPNKAAMALLDDDMRTSTVIFPSKETMAKSEFQDDIGESIVIYEKYWNLLKGGE comes from the coding sequence GTGAAAAGAACCCTTCTCATCGTCTTCGCATTGGCCTGCGCCATCTTTACCGCAGGCGTGGTGCGTGCTGGGTCCGGCGTGGTGTACGTCTACAACTGGACGGAATACATCCCCGAAGGCGTCATCGAGCAATTCTCGGACGAGACCGGCATCAAGGTGGTCTACGCCACCTATGAGAGCAACGAAGCCATGTACGCCAAGCTCAAGATGCTCGGCAACAAGGGCTTTGACGTCATCATCCCGTCCACCTACTTCGTGAGCAAGATGGCACGTGAAGGCATGCTGCACGAGATCGACAAGGCAAAACTCAAGAACTTCAAGAATCTTGACGCTGCCTATCTCGACCAGCCCTTCGACAAAGGCAACAAATACTCCGTGCCCTACACCTGGGGCGGCACCGGCATCCTGGCCAACCCGGACAAGCTGGGCGTCATGCCCGCCAAGTGGGCCGACCTGTGGAAGCCCGAATACAAGGGAACCCTGCTGCTGCAGGACGACCTGCGCGAGGTCTTCGGCATGGCCCTCAAGGCCAAGGGCTACTCCCTCAACGACACCGATCCCAAGCACATCGAAGAGGCTTACGAGTACCTCAAGGAACTCATGCCCTCGGTGCGCACCTTCAACTCCGACAGCCCCAAGGTGCCCTTCCTGAACGAGGAAGTGGACGCGGGCATGATCTGGAACGGCGAAGCCTACGTGGCCATGGGCGAGGCCCCGGCCCTGAAGTTCGTCTGGCCCGAGGAAGGCGGCATCCTGTGGATGGACTGCATGGCCATCCCGGCCGGAGCCGAGAACATCGACGAAGCGCACGCCTTCATCGACTTCATCCTGCGGCCCGAGATCGCCAAGCTCATGGTCGAGGAATGGGGCTACGCCACCCCGAACAAGGCCGCCATGGCGCTGCTGGACGACGACATGCGCACCAGCACCGTCATCTTCCCGAGCAAGGAAACCATGGCCAAGTCCGAGTTCCAGGACGACATCGGCGAGTCCATCGTCATCTACGAAAAGTACTGGAACCTGCTCAAGGGCGGGGAATAG
- a CDS encoding Gfo/Idh/MocA family protein, with protein MPNTHRNIRWGIAGLGNIAHRFAGDLVHHAENAKLAAVAARDGKRAQEFAAQHGCEISHGSYEALALDNTIDIVYVAVIHPFHRQLVELFLRHGKHVLVEKPAFTNLKDWDDMAALAADKGLLLAEAMKSVAFPAYRELLQFIRDKNIRLTSVQAAFGDPQDFDPTQQIFNKSLCGGATLDVGVYALWLYFDLCRHTDSLPGRPESVNMVIHPEAGVDKTATFVFGGDCKGTLSASITEDLERTARLCGDDIEIIIREKWWNPKSIDITWKGINRSIRHEGAGGGFEYEIGHLSRLIQEGKTQSDVLSHAVSREVIRTMEEGLSANGLAYLTIAG; from the coding sequence ATGCCGAACACACACAGAAACATCCGCTGGGGCATTGCCGGTCTCGGCAATATCGCGCACCGGTTCGCGGGCGACCTGGTGCATCACGCCGAGAACGCGAAGCTGGCCGCCGTGGCCGCACGGGACGGAAAGCGGGCGCAGGAGTTCGCCGCACAGCATGGCTGCGAAATCTCCCACGGTTCCTATGAGGCGCTCGCCCTCGATAATACCATCGACATCGTCTATGTGGCGGTCATCCATCCCTTCCACAGGCAGCTGGTGGAACTCTTCCTGCGCCACGGCAAGCACGTGCTCGTGGAAAAGCCCGCCTTCACCAACCTGAAGGACTGGGACGACATGGCCGCGCTTGCCGCCGACAAGGGCCTGCTTCTGGCCGAAGCCATGAAGTCGGTGGCCTTCCCCGCCTATCGCGAACTGCTCCAATTCATCCGGGACAAAAACATCCGCCTCACGTCCGTGCAAGCCGCCTTCGGCGATCCCCAGGACTTTGACCCGACCCAGCAGATATTCAACAAATCCCTGTGCGGCGGGGCCACCCTGGATGTGGGCGTCTATGCCCTCTGGCTCTATTTCGATCTCTGCCGACACACGGACTCCCTTCCTGGTCGCCCCGAATCGGTGAACATGGTCATCCACCCGGAGGCCGGAGTGGACAAAACCGCCACCTTTGTCTTTGGCGGGGACTGCAAGGGGACTCTCTCCGCCTCCATTACCGAGGATCTCGAACGTACGGCGCGGCTTTGCGGGGATGACATTGAAATCATCATCCGGGAAAAATGGTGGAACCCGAAATCCATCGACATCACCTGGAAAGGAATCAACCGCTCCATCCGCCATGAAGGCGCGGGCGGCGGTTTCGAGTACGAGATCGGGCATCTCTCCCGGCTCATTCAGGAAGGGAAAACACAGTCGGACGTTCTCAGCCATGCGGTGAGCCGCGAAGTCATCCGAACCATGGAAGAAGGTCTGTCCGCCAACGGATTGGCATACCTGACCATCGCTGGCTAA
- a CDS encoding PLP-dependent aminotransferase family protein yields the protein MRIPLDRESDQPLYRQISGHLRKGILSGALAPEFRLPAVRALSKALGVNRITVETAYAELEAEGLVDMRVGSGTFVLPSYVQPEEAAGSREWPGWQQELRDRLSGISFWEYSADPDMIRFNGGLGDSRFFPMDEFRKVMRDVLSRQGVEALEFGDVRGYGPLRENIASILGSQGIQTSAGNILITSGTQQSLSFVAVSMLRPGDAVVVESPTYSGALDLFRSLGARLVPVPMDEDGMRVGRLESLFREHSPKLIYTIPNFQNPTGACMSGARRRRLVALAERNGVPIFEDDYVGDLRYEGHAQPALKSLDCCGNVFYASSFSKMLMPGLRVGYLVAEGPAHDMLTEIKRLHVQSTSSLLQRAVHEYVSVGRYAAYLRKSRQVYRARRDAMLEALEWHLPGVTAAPCSGGLACWMRLPHGVSSTGLRARARREGVDFAPGPILFPEPGKGDSFMRLNFAAFGREIIDEGMQRLGRALHDLNG from the coding sequence ATGCGCATACCCCTGGACCGGGAGAGCGACCAACCTTTGTACCGGCAGATCAGCGGCCATCTCCGCAAGGGGATCCTTTCCGGGGCGCTGGCCCCGGAGTTCCGGCTTCCGGCCGTGCGCGCCCTTTCGAAAGCGCTGGGGGTCAACCGCATCACCGTGGAAACCGCCTATGCCGAGCTGGAGGCCGAGGGCCTGGTGGACATGCGTGTGGGCAGCGGCACCTTTGTGCTGCCTTCCTATGTGCAGCCCGAGGAAGCGGCCGGGAGCCGGGAATGGCCGGGCTGGCAGCAGGAATTGCGGGACCGCCTGTCCGGCATCTCGTTCTGGGAGTATTCGGCGGACCCGGACATGATCCGCTTCAACGGGGGGCTGGGGGATTCCCGGTTCTTCCCCATGGACGAGTTCCGCAAGGTCATGCGCGACGTGCTTTCCCGGCAGGGCGTGGAGGCCCTGGAATTCGGGGATGTACGCGGGTACGGCCCCCTGCGGGAGAACATCGCCTCCATCCTGGGCAGCCAGGGCATCCAGACCAGCGCCGGAAACATCCTGATCACCTCGGGAACCCAGCAGTCCCTGTCCTTTGTCGCGGTTTCCATGCTGCGCCCCGGGGACGCCGTGGTGGTGGAATCACCCACCTATTCCGGGGCCCTGGACCTGTTCCGCTCCCTGGGGGCCCGGCTGGTGCCCGTGCCCATGGACGAGGACGGCATGCGGGTGGGGCGTCTGGAGTCGTTGTTCAGGGAGCATTCCCCCAAGCTTATCTACACCATTCCCAATTTTCAGAATCCCACCGGGGCCTGCATGAGCGGGGCGCGCCGGCGTCGGCTGGTGGCCCTGGCCGAGCGTAACGGGGTGCCCATCTTCGAGGACGACTACGTGGGCGACCTGCGCTACGAGGGGCACGCCCAGCCCGCTCTTAAGTCCCTGGACTGCTGCGGCAACGTCTTTTACGCCAGCTCCTTTTCCAAGATGCTCATGCCCGGGCTGCGCGTGGGCTATCTGGTGGCCGAGGGGCCTGCCCACGACATGCTCACCGAGATCAAGCGGCTCCATGTGCAGTCCACTTCCAGCCTGTTGCAGCGGGCCGTGCACGAATACGTTTCCGTGGGCCGCTATGCCGCCTACCTGCGCAAGTCGCGGCAGGTCTATCGCGCCCGGCGCGACGCCATGCTCGAGGCCCTGGAATGGCATTTGCCCGGGGTGACGGCGGCCCCGTGTTCCGGCGGGCTGGCCTGCTGGATGCGGCTGCCGCACGGTGTTTCCAGCACCGGGCTGCGCGCGCGGGCCCGGCGCGAGGGCGTGGACTTCGCGCCCGGCCCCATCCTCTTTCCCGAGCCTGGAAAGGGAGATTCCTTCATGCGCCTCAATTTCGCGGCCTTTGGACGGGAGATCATCGACGAGGGAATGCAACGGCTCGGCAGGGCCCTGCATGATCTGAACGGTTGA
- a CDS encoding DMT family transporter, translating to MKQTTTHMRGYGLALISAAIISQTGIFVRFLTESHSLAALDLVFWRNIILGATLAALALVTGRPRLGVPFKRLLFLAGYGLVLAIFNAIWTTAVICNGAAVATVLAYCSVGYTALLGTWLFRERLDAPQKLAAGLCLAGCLLVSDALVPEAWRLNALGIVTGILSGLLYAAYSLMGRFAAQRGINAWTTMFHIFSFAALFQLAGILLLGKSIPILSAGPSLLLLPGAGWQAWAWLAAYAVGPTLIGFGLYATSLKHLPAATANIILTLELVFTGLTANLLFGEAFNQTQWAGCILIVAAVLLVNQSLRKREAPLITTLKESENAHEHL from the coding sequence ATGAAACAAACCACCACCCACATGCGCGGCTACGGCCTGGCCCTGATCAGCGCGGCCATCATCTCCCAGACCGGCATCTTCGTGCGCTTCCTGACCGAGAGCCACAGCCTGGCAGCCCTGGACCTGGTCTTCTGGCGCAACATCATCCTGGGGGCGACCCTGGCGGCGCTGGCCCTGGTCACGGGCAGGCCCCGGCTGGGAGTCCCGTTCAAACGGCTGCTCTTCCTGGCGGGCTACGGACTGGTGCTGGCGATCTTCAATGCGATCTGGACCACTGCGGTGATATGCAACGGCGCGGCCGTGGCCACGGTGCTGGCCTATTGCTCGGTGGGCTATACGGCCCTGCTGGGGACCTGGCTGTTCCGGGAGCGGCTGGACGCCCCCCAAAAGCTGGCCGCGGGGCTCTGCCTGGCCGGGTGCCTGCTGGTTTCCGACGCACTGGTGCCCGAGGCATGGAGGCTCAACGCCCTGGGCATCGTCACGGGAATCCTCTCCGGCCTGCTCTATGCGGCCTACAGTCTCATGGGCCGCTTCGCCGCCCAGCGCGGGATCAATGCCTGGACCACCATGTTCCACATCTTTTCCTTTGCGGCCCTGTTCCAGCTCGCCGGCATCCTGCTGCTGGGGAAGAGCATCCCCATCCTCAGCGCGGGGCCTTCCCTTCTGCTCCTGCCCGGGGCGGGCTGGCAAGCCTGGGCCTGGCTGGCCGCCTATGCCGTGGGCCCCACCCTCATCGGCTTCGGGCTCTACGCCACCAGCCTCAAGCACCTGCCTGCGGCCACGGCCAACATCATCCTGACCCTGGAACTGGTGTTCACGGGCCTGACCGCCAACCTCCTTTTCGGGGAGGCCTTCAACCAGACCCAATGGGCCGGATGCATCCTCATCGTGGCTGCGGTCCTGCTGGTGAACCAGTCCCTCAGGAAACGGGAGGCCCCCTTGATCACCACCCTCAAGGAGAGTGAAAATGCACACGAACATCTATGA
- a CDS encoding substrate-binding periplasmic protein, which translates to MNRFAPYLCILALAAFLLAPAPSPAQEVLTISTGEWAPWSGCELREKGAVLDIVRQAFARSGYEVRYEFYPWSRAFEVMEMGEVHASAYWYHRKKYEDIAYLSAPINVEEHVFVYRRDNPIRLWKTLKDLAGYRIGASKGLSYSDEFWRLAKEGVLNVQVVINDELNMKKLLEGRIDMFPVTRSMMEASLRNQFRDVSSLVALTGQSFRKSTGHLLFPRNRQESKMLVAKFNAGLKAIMDDGTLEIIMKRMQHGYYDPQPEGPGS; encoded by the coding sequence ATGAACCGGTTTGCCCCATACCTTTGCATCCTCGCATTGGCGGCCTTCCTCCTGGCACCGGCACCTTCGCCTGCCCAGGAAGTGCTGACCATCTCCACGGGAGAATGGGCCCCGTGGTCAGGCTGCGAACTGCGCGAAAAGGGGGCAGTCCTGGACATCGTGCGCCAGGCCTTTGCCCGCAGCGGGTACGAGGTGCGCTATGAATTCTACCCCTGGAGCCGGGCCTTCGAGGTCATGGAAATGGGCGAGGTGCACGCCTCGGCATACTGGTACCACCGCAAGAAATACGAGGACATCGCCTACCTCAGCGCCCCGATCAACGTGGAGGAACACGTCTTTGTCTACCGGCGGGACAACCCCATACGACTATGGAAAACCCTCAAGGACCTTGCAGGCTATCGCATCGGCGCTTCCAAGGGGCTTTCCTATTCGGACGAATTCTGGAGGCTGGCAAAGGAGGGTGTCCTCAACGTGCAGGTGGTGATCAACGACGAACTGAACATGAAGAAACTGCTGGAAGGCAGGATCGACATGTTCCCGGTCACGCGCAGCATGATGGAGGCGTCCCTGCGCAATCAGTTCCGGGACGTCAGTTCTCTCGTGGCCCTGACCGGGCAATCGTTCCGGAAATCCACCGGGCATCTCCTCTTCCCCAGAAACCGCCAGGAATCGAAAATGCTGGTCGCAAAGTTCAACGCCGGGCTCAAGGCCATCATGGACGACGGTACCCTGGAAATCATCATGAAAAGGATGCAGCACGGCTACTACGACCCGCAGCCGGAAGGGCCGGGCAGCTAG